AACAATCAGTGAAATGATACAAACAGACTTGAGCTAGTTAGTTGTTCACAAGAATGCTAGTACTCACACATGGgggcacacacagaaacataaacatacaatttcacagaaaactgaaaatattcacAATAGTGAGATTTATTGATAGCTACTTGTTGCATGAACATGAAATGACTCCTTAGAACTTTACTGTTTATCTACTAGTGTCTAATGCCAAGTTAAACTTATAAGGCATAGATTATTTAATGCAAAGTCTCTGTTATAATTTCATTTCAGATAATCAGTTTTGATAAACAACTAAAAGGTCTATGAAAAGGAGAGGAGTTTAGAAATTAGTTaaccaatatattttattaaatgggACACATTAACTTTTATATGAGGGTGCCTACCAGTTGAAATTCTTTACTCACGACTATTATTAGATTAAAATCAGGAACTTAAACATTTATATCACTTTTTTCCATAGTAGCCAGTCTGTTAACTTGTCATGACATAGAGATGTCACAATGGCCTTTCTATATCTGGAAAGAAATATGCTAACCTTCATCGTAGAACTTAAAAGAATCATGGAGAGCATCAATTGAAGCAGGAATGGGCCCTTGAGTTGCTACAGCATCCATTAGAATATCCTCATATTCTGGGAGGGCCACAAATTCTCGGATTTTAGCAGCTACATTCTGAGGATTGTACCTGCAGGGTCATTCCTTTAAAAGGTGAAGAGATAAAAGACTCAGTTTCTTCCCTCCATGTCCTAGGAGAGAATCACAACCACCATACTCTGCTCTTTGTAATTGAGCACGCAAAATTCTACATTATTGTAAATCATCCCAAGAAGTGAAATGGTACTGGCAGATCTAGAATTGAAAATAAGTTCTCTTGTCCTCAGGGACAACCAATATTTCCTCCTATCCATAAGAATTTTTATTGCTGCAGTGTAAGTTGAGACTGTGCTTTCATATCCCTTCCACCCATACAAAAATAATCACCTAGGACCTATATTAGTTGCATCaatatttggccaatggctcaggtatattcatagctagctcttatatcttaaaataacccatttttatgaatctatgtattgcctcaaagctgtggcttaccagtaatgttctgacatctttctccttcagcagctacatgacatcacCTTGACACTgattactctctctttctctctatctctgtttgaatATCACAATTGACTTGACTTCACTAAATCATTGAccacaactgattttttttatcagccaataaaagcaacatatataaaACAGGACATCCTATATCATGACAGAAATTTCTATTACAGGTACAATAAATTCTATATTCTCTGTGTACATAGAAGAGAACCACACCAAAACCATTGCaccaaaaatatattcaaaggtCAATATATATTTACAGAAATGAGAGTATAGAGAGAGATTCTATCACCCAATTTGAGGGCTGCAGATAGTGTATCATATCTACAGTTGTCTTTTACTCAATGTTGAGGTGAAGTGACAATATATGAGGTCCACTTACTTTTCCTTTATATCGGTAGGTCGCCTCAGCCTCCACACCTCCATTGTGCAAAACATACCGAAAGGCAAAGTATGTGTCACCCCAATCACAGCCATTATTGCCATGAGGTTTAGAACAGTCCACTAGGTTCTGCACACTCAGAGGAATGAGTTTGCCTGTCTTTTTATACATTTGTCCTTCTATGGCACCAGCTGCAGCAAAAGCCCAGCAAGAACCGCAATTGCCCTAAAGTGAAGAAAATATGGTCTTTCATAAACAAATACTAACTCAGGTAACAACATAGACAGGTGAATAATTTGTGAAAGTGAGGAATTGGCAGTTGACAGATGCCTAGAAAGAATTGTCAGTCTCAAAGAAAACTTGGATGCTGGTAGTGTGCACATGCTTTGTGGGTCCTCCCACCCATATTTGTGAAAGACTTCTTGCTTTTATCGGTTATTAATGACAATAGAAGGGACATGAACTCTACAATGAGATGTGGTAGAAGTTCATATCCATAGAATATGTTTGGTAGACTTTTAAGATCAATAAATATTGGAAAATGTATGAAgatttcaaagaaggaaaaatattatttaaaaaatgagctgCAAATCTCTCCTcattcaagaagaaaacagacactaAGTACTTTCCTCTTCAATATGGTTTAAGAAGAAGGGCAGGTGGCAGTGTCAAACCTGGTACcgcacaggggtcacatatcctTCTTTTCGCCAATCCACAAATTTGGGTAAACCACTAAGAGCTCGTTTCCAGATGCCTTTCCCCCTCTTGTGAGTTTGCATTGGGAAATTAACCATCATTTTCTTGAATTCTTCATCGGTCTTCAAGAAAGCATACATAAatgattataaaagaaaagactCCATGTAAAGCATTCAAGAGAATACAGTGTGAAGTAACGCATGTCACGCTCACCATGTCACCAAAGGCGTTCATTTTCATGGTGTAGCCATTCTTCCCCAGCCCATTCTCTCCATTGTGAAGTTTAAtcattttcatgttcttttcccATATTGTTCTCCTCAGTGCTTCTTCCTCCTGGATAAGAACAAAAATGCATGgcatttctttataattaaacTCCTGTACAAGCTGATGTTGTGGATTACTGTCCAGGTGATTAGAGGCCCAGGAGAGCTAGTCTAGGACACAATAGTCACATATTCTCCTCCTACTGACGAAAGGGAATCTGGCTACCTATTGCTCACAATCGTTGTGATTAAGCAACCTCAGTGGTGGTAGTTCTGGTGGGGCACTTATGACCTCTACTATGCCTAGACAGCTGCACTCTGGGGCCTTTCTGGACAGTTTTCAGGATACCAACCAGGCTGTATGATTTTTCATAGAGTATCTTCCACTCTTCCCATTCAGCATCCAAACTGGAATCAAGTGCTGAAACACGTGACCCAACTCCTAAGCACAGGATGACCAGGAAGACAGCAGGAGTCATAGCTGAAGAGCCTggataagaaagagaaatgaagacataactacagaaataattttatgtcttcTTACTCCTTCATAATAAATTAATCCATTGTGGTCAATAAAAGTTTTGAATTATTCTTCCAAATAGTTTTTGAGAGACTGCAGAAAAGTTGTAGGATGTGTTTGAACTGAGTCACCAAATGATGATTATTAGATTTTATACAAAATGAAGAGCAGGAGCCCAGAATTCTAGCAATGAAACCTTTAGGTGAAATGTATCTTATTACTTCAGAAATGTCTTCACCTTCTGtgaggaactgaagcaaaaaaaGCTATCATAGTCTAGGATATCACTGAGTCATTGTTTATATCAAGCAAAACTTCTATCACATGGTATTGGATTCTACTTTCAAGGTGAGCTTAAAGATTGAGACTACATGGCACCATAAGCCTTTCTAATACGCATAAAGTACTGGGCTTGACTTTAACCCTCCCCTTTTTAGTACAACATTGTGAAATATCTTCTATAAGAATGTTGGAAAAGTCATTTACTATTCCTTGTGTTCTACCCTtgcaaatgtgaaataaaattctCAACTCACTACCTATATCATATGAAAAACCAACAGGAAACCAGAACCATGGGAGTAGGTGAAGTACAATAGCAAGTCGATAGTGGGATAATCAGTTTCTGAATTTGCTTTTTCTCTAAAGCAACACTGCCCAAAGGACTTGATAGGAACATCCCATCTTCTACTACATCTGTCCATGTGAACTGAAAACAGATCCATTCTGGGGTTATGTGCAAGAGATGATCTCTTCTGAACCAGTAAGTGCCAGTGATGTTTACTGGTGTTCAAAGAACCAACTGTAAATCTCTGGGGACAGATCTAGACTTTCACGTAATGGGACTCTATCCAAACAGACCTATAAGGGATGTGGTGTCATCTTTGACTTTCCTACCTATTCTGCTACAGCTACACACACCAGGGTTGCTGAGGCTTATATTATAGTCTTGGTATTCACTTGATTTTCCCTGGAATCTCTCAAAACACCTCCCCTAATGTCACCTACATTTCTGCCTTGGCAAATCCAGGGTCTTACCTATCTGTGGTGATGACTCGGTTCACTCCACAGGTTCAACTCTTCAGAGGTGGTTGAGGTTCCAGAATCTGGCACAGCAACTCCTTACTCATGCGATAAATCCCAAATATCTTTCTATCTGAACCCACCCCTCTCTCATGAGCTGCTTTGTATTGGCTGTGTTAATGACAGAATTAAGTCTTCAGGCACTAGTACTTCAGGCTCTTTCTGACATATAACCTTTGACTTTCCCTCTGGCACAGCTGTGAGACAACAGGAAGCTGAATTTGTGAACCTTGTCAAAGCAAGTTGAATAGCAGTCCTGTAGGCTTTGGATCTCATTATACTGAGCTGCTTGTTTTCTGAGTACACTTTCTGGAAAAGATGTGTGATGTGCCCTTGCAGTTAGAATGGGAGGCTTTGGTTACCATCCGTGGCAGGAGTTAATCAGTGcgttctgttttgtgtttactcCTCAGCTATGGTTGGATCCTAGAGGACACAGACTCTTGGGATGCTCTGTTTCCATGTGTCAGTGTGTAATACATTGGATCTCACAAGACATTTAGGAGACAGGACCATCAAAGGCCAAGTGGTGTTCAAGGTTGAAGTATAAGAGGAGATATAATTGGCAGGCTGTGGTTGCGTCTCTTGaaactctctgacttttctcttttggatATTACATGGGCCTGCAATCTAGAAGCACCATTTACCTGGCATTCTTCATTGTCCCAGCACAGCATCAATTCAAAGTTACTATATTTACTGCTTCAGGACCCATCCTATTGGGCTCAGGAACAGTCACTCACATTGCATTGCAATCAGTACCTAGAGGCATTCAGAATTAAGGGACCATGTTCGAGACCCAGGAAACATCAGGACTTAGCAAACTTGCCTACATGGTTCTGTCATTATATAAAAAGAGGCTGCGGAATCTCCCTTTGTGACTTAGGAAGGTTGCTCAGGCAAGGACTTGTCTGAGGCATCCCTGCCTGGAAGTCAAAGGATGCCATTGTATGAAGCTGTGAGGGTGGAACCCAGGTGGCCTTAGAAAGAGCAAGATGTTGAATATGCCAGAGTCAAGAGATACCCAttcagagggagggggagaggagtggggggagggggagaagggtgggaggaccttggacttcccacaggtcggggaaccctgattgctcttcaagctgaNNNNNNNNNNNNNNNNNNNNNNNNNNNNNNNNNNNNNNNNNNNNNNNNNNNNNNNNNNNNNNNNNNNNNNNNNNNNNNNNNNNNNNNNNNNNNNNNNNNNNNNNNNNNNNNNNNNNNNNNNNNNNNNNNNNNNNNNNNNNNNNNNNNNNNNNNNNNNNNNNNNNNNNNNNNNNNNNNNNNNNNNNNNNNNNNNNNNNNNNNNNNNNNNNNNNNNNNNNNNNNNNNNNNNNNNNNNNNNNNNNNNNNNNNNNNNNNNNNNNNNNNNNNNNNNNNNNNNNNNNNNNNNNNNNNNNNNNNNNNNNNNNNNNNNNNNNNNNNNNNNNNNNNNNNNNNNNNNNNNNNNNNNNNNNNNNNNNNNNNNNNNNNNNNNNNNNNNNNNNNNNNNNNNNNNNNNNNNNNNNNNNNNNNNNNNNNNNNNNNNNNNNNNNNNNNNNNNNNNNNNNNNNNNNNNNNNNNNNNNNNNNNNNNNNNNNNNNNNNNNNNNNNNNNNNNNNNNNNNNNNNNNNNNNNNNNNNNNNNNNNNNNNNNNNNNNNNNNNNNNNNNNNNNNNNNNNNNNNNNNNNNNNNNNNNNNNNNNNNNNNNNNNNNNNNNNNNNNNNNNNNNNNNGAAATGTTCAACCcaatacaaatatatgcataaataaaaaaatagaggtatcctattatgagaaaaaaaaagagatacccATTAAGAAGAGCTGATAACATggcttggaaacaacctaagagagagaactctgttgcagtcaacaaagctgaaatgaGTTGGATATCTCAAgaacactttgacatcagacatggagatgtagAATTTGGAGTTTTCCCTTCTAGTTTTAGTTCTCTTTAGATATAATCTTTCCTCACAATAATCTTTCTTCGACTTTGTAATGGCGATGTATTTCCTGTGACATTGTATGTTGGAAGGATTTTATCTGCTTTTAATCTCAATTTTACAAGAGATTACAGTTAAGACACTGACACAAGTATTAGAGACTTTGACATTGGACTTTGAAATGGTGTTGAGACTCTTACAGActacagaatatttttaattggattgaaTGCATTTCTACATTCTGATGTGTCTATAAGCCTATGGTTCCAGGGAGGGGAATTGGGTGATATGGAAGAGAATATCTCTCCCAAAAGCTCAAagatttgaatgcttgttcaCTAGTCAATGAAACTATCTGAAGGGATTAGGAGGTATAGAGCAATgcccctgaaactgtaagaccCAATTAAATATCTTCCTTTATAGGTGTTTCCACAGTCATGTTGTCTCTCTGTAATggcagaacactgactaagacaggccATATGATTatataaatggagactgcactttcatcTCATGATGGCCCCACCTAATAATcgcacaaaaactgtattaagtaCTACACTGGCTAATCTCTCAGGAATATTCAATGTCACCTCTTATACTATGAACTAaccaatttctagtaatctatgtattgccacatacTGAAACATACTTATAATGAtttggcatctttttccttcagcag
This genomic window from Microtus ochrogaster isolate Prairie Vole_2 chromosome 16, MicOch1.0, whole genome shotgun sequence contains:
- the LOC101995446 gene encoding LOW QUALITY PROTEIN: cathepsin Q-like (The sequence of the model RefSeq protein was modified relative to this genomic sequence to represent the inferred CDS: substituted 1 base at 1 genomic stop codon) encodes the protein MTPAVFLVILCLGVGSRVSALDSSLDAEWEEWKILYEKSYSLEEEALRRTIWEKNMKMIKLHNGENGLGKNGYTMKMNAFGDMTDEEFKKMMVNFPMQTHKRGKGIWKRALSGLPKFVDWRKEGYVTPVRYQGNCGSCWAFAAAGAIEGQMYKKTGKLIPLSVQNLVDCSKPHGNNGCDWGDTYFAFRYVLHNGGVEAEATYRYKGKEXPCRYNPQNVAAKIREFVALPEYEDILMDAVATQGPIPASIDALHDSFKFYDEGIYYEPNCSRYNLSHAVLVVGYGYDGNETDGKNYWTIKNSWGLSWGMDGYMKIAKDRKNHCGIVSFAQYPLV